In the genome of Sardina pilchardus chromosome 14, fSarPil1.1, whole genome shotgun sequence, one region contains:
- the rgs7bpb gene encoding regulator of G-protein signaling 7-binding protein B — MCSAPNGRKNRPRTAANIFQIGKASPRDPERRESTESTRKAQRAVDDCRMTVQEFNTLVALYREQVISIGEISADCPSLRSQMQKTRVKGCNVARAAYQNLTVISGPEDGEIQPEICRLFIQLQCCLEMYITEMLKSMCLLGVLQIHRKGNEPCPEPNVDCKVDESSDVPILEERSSSPVDFPHDSWMVCTDIENIERDIREMRNLLSKLRDTMPLPLKNQDDSSLLNLTPFPLVRQRKRRFSGLCCLVSG; from the exons atgtgttcTGCACCGAACGGGCGAAAAAACCGCCCCAGAACCGCCGCAAACATTTTTCAGATCGGGAAGGCTTCTCCGAGAGACCCGGAGAGGCGGGAGAGTACCGAGAGCACTCGCAAAGCACAGAGAGCCGTGGACGACTGCAGGATG ACCGTGCAGGAGTTCAACACTCTCGTGGCGCTGTATCGTGAGCAGGTCATCTCGATCGGCGAGATCTCGGCAGACTGTCCGTCTCTGCGCTCCCAGATGCAAAAGACTCGCGTCAAAGGATGCAACGTGGCCCGCGCGGCATACCAAAACCTCACTGTCATTTCAGG CCCAGAGGATGGGGAGATACAGCCGGAGATCTGCCGGCTCTTCATCCAGCTCCAGTGCTGCCTAGAGATGTACATCACCGAGATGCTCAAGTCCATGTGTCTTCTGGGGGTCCTGCAGATCCACCGCAAAG GGAATGAGCCTTGTCCAGAACCAAATGTGGACTGCAAGGTGGATGAGAGCTCCGACGTTCCCATCCTGGAAGAACGTTCTTCTTCTCCGGTCGACTTCCCACATGACTCCTGGATGGTTTGCACAGACATCGAGAACATTGAAAG GGACATAAGAGAGATGAGGAATCTTCTCAGCAAACTCAGGGACACCATGCCTTTGCCATTGAAAAATCaag atgACAGTAGTCTGCTGAATCTCACCCCGTTCCCACTCgtgaggcagaggaagagacgTTTTTCTGGGCTCTGCTGTCTTGTATCCGGATGA